A window of Corallococcus macrosporus DSM 14697 contains these coding sequences:
- a CDS encoding cold-shock protein, which produces MAIGTVKWFNDAKGFGFIAQENGEDVFCHHTAINMDGFRTLQEGQQVEFEVTRGPKGLQAQNVRAV; this is translated from the coding sequence ATGGCTATCGGTACCGTGAAGTGGTTCAACGACGCCAAGGGGTTCGGCTTCATCGCTCAGGAGAACGGTGAGGACGTGTTCTGCCACCACACCGCCATCAACATGGATGGCTTCCGCACCCTCCAGGAGGGGCAGCAGGTGGAGTTCGAGGTCACGCGTGGCCCCAAGGGCCTGCAGGCGCAGAACGTCCGCGCCGTCTGA
- a CDS encoding periplasmic heavy metal sensor produces MFGFLFGTACLAGLIYTVRGGRHGHHRGGRWSSRGRLRWLFERLDTSPGQEKVLLKATDDVMEAFAKARDELGPSRTALGTALRGEHFDGAALRELFARHDVAIDNVRRTLQGSLAQVHEALDPRQRRELADLLEHGFGSRGGPGGWHRRCGGHRGWRGGAFGHGGGYRHGDGGHSPWGRDDTRGV; encoded by the coding sequence ATGTTCGGATTTCTGTTCGGAACGGCCTGCCTTGCCGGCCTCATCTACACGGTTCGGGGCGGGCGCCACGGCCATCATCGCGGGGGCCGCTGGAGCTCGCGCGGCCGCCTCCGCTGGCTCTTCGAGCGGCTGGACACGTCCCCGGGGCAGGAGAAGGTCCTGCTCAAGGCCACGGACGACGTCATGGAAGCCTTCGCCAAGGCGCGCGACGAGCTGGGCCCCAGCCGGACCGCCCTGGGCACCGCGCTGCGCGGCGAGCACTTCGATGGCGCCGCCCTGCGCGAGCTCTTCGCCCGTCACGACGTCGCCATCGACAACGTGCGCCGCACGCTGCAGGGCTCGCTGGCCCAGGTCCACGAGGCGCTGGACCCGAGGCAACGCCGGGAGCTGGCGGACCTGCTCGAGCATGGCTTCGGCTCGCGCGGTGGCCCGGGGGGCTGGCACCGCCGCTGTGGCGGCCACCGTGGCTGGAGGGGCGGAGCCTTCGGCCACGGCGGCGGATATCGCCACGGGGACGGCGGCCACAGTCCCTGGGGACGCGATGACACCCGTGGGGTGTGA
- a CDS encoding DUF4034 domain-containing protein: MNAALSQRRADIATRIAARQEPVLTPAPGPAPRGLPVVAPAERKEGEVPRGHVDGVALRSLLLRRQFEELTLAVEQLQWGMEANPQDEHWMTDGILALGNGSPDSTALLDAWVEASPRSFAPYLARGTHWVSVGYLRRGARFSAETAAEEFSGMHEAFERAMPDLTRAWALHPKAVMAARPLIHMANALGDDEGRESAFARAMEQCPTCVDIRAVYLHSLAPRWGGSYEAMDTFAQAQSLARPELGYLRGFADFDRARDMKARDADDPGLALLDRALATGDYWEFRLARSQRLRRAKALEAALDESNRAVALRPARASVYFERARVHSSSRKWKPAGEDLLHALRLDATDSDGRAIRDHVVKGVIYDAWEAHKAGRREESLSLLELAGELSPGNPEVARRRAWVVTSARQEPGATAAEETPADGTADFRTVQQRDYALARERRFKEILPLWDAFLEHNPDHGLAYLERSGTHYHLRDLPSAMADLKKACDLGVNEGCARLRKLERARAKAKAR; the protein is encoded by the coding sequence GTGAACGCCGCACTGTCCCAGCGGCGCGCGGACATCGCGACGCGCATCGCGGCCCGCCAGGAGCCCGTCCTGACACCCGCCCCCGGCCCCGCGCCGCGCGGACTGCCCGTCGTGGCCCCGGCGGAGCGCAAGGAAGGAGAAGTTCCTCGTGGCCATGTGGACGGGGTGGCGCTGCGCTCGCTCCTGCTCCGGCGCCAGTTCGAGGAGCTGACCCTGGCGGTCGAGCAGCTCCAGTGGGGCATGGAGGCCAATCCCCAGGACGAGCATTGGATGACGGACGGCATCCTGGCGCTCGGCAATGGCTCCCCCGATTCAACGGCGCTCCTCGACGCCTGGGTGGAGGCCTCACCGCGCTCCTTCGCGCCCTACCTCGCACGGGGAACGCACTGGGTGTCGGTGGGCTACCTGCGGCGCGGGGCGAGGTTCTCGGCGGAGACAGCCGCGGAGGAGTTCTCCGGGATGCACGAGGCCTTCGAGCGCGCGATGCCCGACCTCACCCGCGCCTGGGCGCTCCATCCGAAGGCGGTCATGGCGGCGAGGCCGCTGATCCACATGGCGAACGCGCTCGGCGACGACGAGGGGCGCGAGAGCGCCTTCGCCCGCGCCATGGAGCAGTGCCCCACCTGCGTGGACATCCGGGCCGTCTACCTCCACTCCCTCGCCCCTCGCTGGGGCGGCAGCTACGAGGCAATGGACACCTTCGCCCAGGCGCAGAGCCTCGCTCGCCCGGAGCTGGGCTACCTGCGTGGCTTCGCCGACTTCGACCGCGCGCGTGACATGAAGGCCAGGGACGCGGACGACCCGGGCCTGGCGTTGCTCGACCGGGCGCTGGCGACCGGCGACTACTGGGAGTTCAGGCTGGCGCGTTCACAGCGGCTGCGCCGCGCCAAGGCCCTGGAGGCCGCGCTCGACGAGTCGAACCGGGCCGTGGCCTTGCGGCCCGCTCGCGCGTCCGTCTACTTCGAACGTGCCCGCGTCCATTCCAGCAGCCGGAAGTGGAAACCCGCGGGCGAGGACCTCCTGCACGCCCTGCGGTTGGATGCGACGGACTCGGACGGGCGGGCCATCCGGGACCACGTGGTGAAGGGAGTCATCTACGACGCCTGGGAGGCGCACAAGGCCGGGCGCCGCGAGGAGTCCTTGAGCCTGCTCGAGCTGGCGGGGGAGCTCTCACCCGGCAACCCCGAGGTGGCGCGGCGGCGCGCCTGGGTCGTCACGTCGGCGCGGCAGGAGCCGGGGGCCACCGCGGCGGAAGAGACGCCCGCCGACGGGACAGCGGACTTCCGCACCGTGCAGCAGCGGGACTACGCGCTGGCGCGCGAGCGGCGCTTCAAGGAAATCCTCCCACTCTGGGACGCCTTCCTCGAGCACAATCCCGACCACGGGCTCGCCTACCTCGAACGCAGCGGGACGCACTACCACCTGCGGGACCTCCCGTCCGCCATGGCCGACCTGAAGAAGGCCTGCGACCTGGGCGTCAACGAGGGCTGTGCCCGCCTGCGCAAGCTCGAGCGCGCCAGGGCCAAAGCCAAGGCCCGCTGA
- a CDS encoding cupin domain-containing protein, giving the protein MGDTSVKKVESRHSPKGEMGQKYLASGVRLSMRLWEDEPPGEPAPATARDYETVGFVLKGRAELHLEGQVILLNPGDSWLVPRGSSHTYKVLETFSAVEATSPPAAVHGRDEGKDAGKKAPAKA; this is encoded by the coding sequence ATGGGCGACACCAGCGTGAAGAAGGTGGAGAGTCGGCACTCTCCCAAGGGCGAAATGGGGCAGAAGTACCTGGCGTCCGGCGTCCGCCTGTCGATGCGGCTGTGGGAGGACGAGCCCCCCGGAGAGCCGGCACCCGCCACGGCCAGGGACTACGAGACGGTGGGCTTCGTGCTGAAGGGCCGCGCCGAGCTGCACCTCGAGGGGCAGGTCATCCTGCTCAACCCCGGTGACTCCTGGCTGGTGCCGCGCGGCTCCAGTCACACGTACAAGGTGCTGGAGACCTTCTCCGCCGTGGAGGCCACCAGCCCGCCCGCGGCCGTGCACGGCCGGGATGAGGGCAAGGACGCCGGGAAGAAGGCGCCCGCGAAGGCGTGA
- a CDS encoding response regulator transcription factor: MSTRVLLIDDDTRMYELLEQYLGQNGLSVTHAADGGRGLAALEASAFDAVLLDVMMPGMDGLEVCKRIRARSRIPVIMLTAKGDETDRVVGLELGADDYLPKPFSPRELLARLRAVLRRSQPSSVADRLESGGVSIDVAGREVRVEERAVELTGLEFDLLVALVRRAGRVIPRDALLGEAGRSDTVVGERTVDVHISHLRQKLGDVGTRLIKTVRGVGYVFAKEGP; the protein is encoded by the coding sequence ATGTCCACGCGCGTCCTGCTCATCGACGACGACACCCGGATGTACGAGCTGCTCGAGCAGTACCTCGGGCAGAACGGCCTCAGCGTCACCCATGCGGCCGACGGCGGCCGAGGGCTCGCGGCCCTGGAGGCCAGCGCCTTCGACGCGGTGCTGCTCGACGTGATGATGCCCGGCATGGACGGCCTGGAGGTCTGCAAGCGCATCCGCGCCAGGAGCCGCATCCCCGTCATCATGCTCACCGCGAAGGGCGACGAGACGGACCGCGTGGTGGGCCTGGAGCTGGGCGCGGATGACTACCTCCCCAAGCCCTTCAGCCCCCGCGAGCTGCTGGCGCGGCTGCGGGCCGTGCTCCGGCGCTCCCAGCCCTCGTCGGTGGCGGACCGGCTGGAGTCGGGCGGCGTGTCCATCGACGTGGCCGGGCGCGAGGTGCGCGTGGAGGAGCGCGCCGTGGAGCTGACCGGCCTGGAGTTCGATTTGCTCGTCGCGCTGGTGCGCAGGGCCGGGCGCGTCATCCCGCGCGACGCCCTGCTGGGCGAGGCCGGCCGCAGCGACACCGTGGTGGGCGAGCGCACCGTGGACGTGCACATCTCCCACCTGCGGCAGAAGCTGGGGGACGTGGGCACCCGCCTCATCAAGACGGTGCGCGGCGTGGGCTACGTGTTCGCCAAGGAGGGCCCGTGA
- a CDS encoding LuxR C-terminal-related transcriptional regulator — protein sequence MPSLRSAPDSLAGPGEPPSHLLPTKLSPPRAASVLVPCGPALRRIDQGVGGKLVLVTAPLGSGKTTLLTQWYRETRGPHLLAWLSLDEQDNAPERFFAYLVGAVRRVAPDFDAYSTSEAGHATSVVLRSLWNLGRELVVVLDDFHVLRERSLVRAFSYLLDHSPPHVHWVVSSRNIPELDLAKLKLTEQLVTLDGRDLNLDSEAIRELGLRLCGAALTPEDVESLRSRTEGWVAGVKLALLSAGEHASVSDALGKAIGSNHDVARYLADAVLREQPEEVREFLVLSSVVEQLHGDLCNALLGTTRGPALLGQLERSQLFIQALDAERQWYRYHPLFLEVLRAQLACDHGDRVPGLHRAASAWFAEHQMPDEALTHAFASGDRAWCLTLTARCMEAWMREGELASVLHWTAKLTPAEVIRSPAICVGHIACLILSRRFAHATAALQDAQHHLETAYEVPAPERERLTKRLAHLTLLQAVLSDSAPDSGMDLDASPGAEEPDVFVAGAVLAAKAYQALRMNRFDAMRRLALSARETLQGHDNPFLVGYTDVLVALADRAQGNMKDAAARCEEAFERASLGRRNPVWANAATALANARYEQNRLDEAEALCVEVLPLLPQASVFETFAIAYLMLARIKTVRGKYAEAYRLLDYLHGVLECGHQTRFLAHVCGEKIRLYLVEQAPARMRVVAQEFGLGERMRRGEWSEKRFYDETWERLGLAQAWVMMVRGRHDKAHAILETLRASAHEVGYVSRETALLAAIAVCHWRAGDALAAFAALNRGFALARRFGFGRSVFDETPGLQEVVIAAARQRKLSYALPDRYTTRYQDLLSAGARVPREFAAPPSAPLEPLTERELQMLKLLAQGLSNQEISERSNVALSTTKWHLRNVFAKLDVTTRTAAIVKAQERLQRNL from the coding sequence ATGCCGAGCCTTCGCAGCGCACCGGACAGCCTGGCTGGACCGGGCGAGCCGCCTTCGCATCTGCTGCCCACGAAGCTCTCCCCGCCGCGCGCGGCGTCCGTGCTGGTGCCGTGCGGGCCCGCCCTGCGGAGAATCGACCAGGGCGTCGGAGGGAAGCTGGTGCTGGTGACGGCGCCGCTCGGCTCGGGCAAGACGACGCTGCTGACGCAGTGGTACCGCGAGACGCGGGGGCCTCACCTGCTCGCGTGGCTGTCCCTGGACGAGCAGGACAACGCGCCCGAGCGGTTCTTCGCGTACCTGGTCGGAGCGGTTCGCCGCGTGGCGCCCGACTTCGACGCGTACAGCACGAGCGAGGCCGGCCACGCGACGTCCGTCGTGCTGCGCAGCCTGTGGAACCTGGGCCGCGAGCTCGTCGTGGTGCTGGACGACTTCCACGTGCTTCGGGAGCGCTCGCTGGTGAGGGCCTTCTCCTACCTGCTGGACCACTCACCGCCGCACGTGCACTGGGTTGTGTCGTCGCGCAACATCCCGGAGCTGGACCTGGCCAAGCTGAAGCTCACCGAGCAACTGGTGACGCTCGACGGCAGGGACTTGAACCTGGACAGCGAGGCCATCCGCGAGCTGGGCCTGCGCCTGTGCGGCGCCGCGCTCACGCCGGAGGACGTCGAGTCCCTCCGCTCCCGCACCGAGGGCTGGGTCGCGGGCGTCAAGCTGGCGCTGCTGTCGGCGGGCGAGCACGCGAGCGTGAGTGACGCGCTGGGGAAGGCCATTGGCTCCAACCACGACGTGGCCCGGTACCTGGCGGACGCGGTGCTGCGCGAGCAGCCCGAGGAGGTCCGCGAGTTCCTGGTCCTGAGCTCCGTGGTGGAGCAACTCCATGGAGACCTCTGCAACGCGCTGCTCGGCACCACCCGAGGACCTGCGCTGTTGGGGCAGCTCGAGCGGTCCCAGTTGTTCATCCAGGCGCTGGATGCCGAGCGCCAGTGGTACCGGTATCACCCGCTGTTCCTCGAGGTCCTCCGCGCCCAGCTCGCGTGCGACCATGGCGACCGCGTCCCAGGGCTGCACCGCGCCGCGAGCGCCTGGTTCGCGGAGCACCAGATGCCGGATGAGGCGCTGACGCACGCGTTCGCCTCCGGGGACCGGGCGTGGTGCCTCACGCTCACCGCGCGCTGCATGGAGGCATGGATGCGCGAGGGGGAGCTGGCCTCCGTCCTCCATTGGACGGCGAAGCTGACGCCCGCGGAGGTCATCCGCTCCCCCGCCATCTGCGTGGGACACATCGCCTGCCTCATCCTGTCCCGCCGCTTCGCCCATGCGACCGCCGCGCTGCAGGACGCCCAGCACCACCTGGAGACGGCGTACGAGGTGCCCGCCCCGGAGCGCGAGCGCCTGACGAAGCGGCTCGCCCACCTCACGCTGCTCCAAGCCGTGCTGTCTGATTCGGCCCCGGACTCCGGCATGGACCTGGACGCGTCCCCTGGCGCCGAGGAGCCGGACGTCTTCGTGGCGGGCGCGGTGCTGGCGGCGAAGGCGTATCAGGCGCTCCGGATGAACCGCTTCGATGCGATGCGCCGGCTCGCGCTGAGCGCGCGGGAGACGCTGCAGGGACACGACAATCCCTTCCTCGTCGGCTACACGGACGTGCTGGTCGCGCTGGCGGACCGGGCGCAGGGGAACATGAAGGACGCGGCGGCGCGGTGCGAGGAGGCCTTCGAGCGCGCGAGCCTCGGACGGCGCAACCCGGTGTGGGCGAACGCGGCCACGGCGCTGGCCAACGCCCGGTACGAGCAGAACCGGCTCGATGAAGCCGAGGCGCTCTGCGTGGAGGTGCTGCCGCTGCTCCCGCAGGCCTCCGTGTTCGAGACCTTCGCGATTGCGTACCTGATGCTGGCCCGTATCAAGACGGTTCGCGGGAAGTACGCGGAGGCGTACCGGCTCCTGGACTATCTCCATGGGGTCCTGGAGTGCGGTCACCAGACGCGCTTCCTGGCCCACGTGTGCGGCGAGAAGATTCGCCTCTACCTGGTGGAGCAGGCGCCCGCGCGGATGCGGGTGGTGGCCCAGGAGTTCGGCCTGGGTGAGCGCATGCGCCGGGGCGAGTGGAGCGAGAAGCGCTTCTATGACGAGACGTGGGAGCGGCTCGGGCTCGCGCAGGCCTGGGTGATGATGGTGCGCGGCCGGCATGACAAGGCGCACGCCATTCTGGAGACGCTGCGCGCCAGCGCGCACGAGGTGGGCTACGTGTCCCGGGAGACGGCGCTCCTCGCCGCCATCGCCGTGTGCCATTGGCGCGCGGGGGACGCGCTGGCCGCGTTCGCGGCGCTGAACCGGGGCTTCGCGCTGGCGCGGCGCTTCGGCTTCGGACGCAGCGTGTTCGACGAGACGCCGGGCTTGCAGGAGGTGGTCATCGCGGCGGCCCGGCAGCGGAAGCTGAGCTACGCGCTCCCGGACCGGTACACCACGCGCTACCAGGACCTGCTGTCCGCGGGGGCCCGCGTGCCCCGCGAGTTCGCCGCGCCGCCCTCCGCGCCCCTGGAGCCGCTCACGGAGCGGGAGCTCCAGATGCTCAAGCTGCTCGCGCAGGGGTTGAGCAACCAGGAAATCAGTGAGCGCTCCAACGTGGCGCTGTCCACGACCAAGTGGCACCTGAGGAACGTGTTCGCCAAGCTGGACGTGACGACGCGCACCGCCGCCATCGTCAAGGCGCAGGAGCGCTTGCAGCGGAACCTGTGA
- a CDS encoding YncE family protein, giving the protein MVGTQQVGVRRSCWRARAVSLCAVVSLFAAFSAAAQVPSFITFDSAHVRPLALSPDGTRLFAVNTPDNRLEVFAVSSAGLSLVATVPVGLEPVSVAARSNTEVWVVNHLSDSVSVVSLVGTPRVVRTLLVGDEPRDIVFAGTNGNAFITTAHRGQHRTDPSIASVPGAGDPKLTTPGVGRADVWVFNPASLGATLGGTPLRIVTLFGDTPRALATSPDKKTVYAAIAQSGNQTTSVNLGNVCDGFKERDLCLVFPDTPPYGNNLMPGGLPGPATNFQGAKAPEAALIVKWNEAAGQWQDSLGRNFNNGVRLRLPDKDVFAIDADSLQETAVYTGVGTTIFNLVTNPKSGVLYASNSEANNLTHFEGAGEFGGSTVQGNIAQMRITVVSGGAVHPRHLNKHIDYSKLAGKPGFDPTVKNHSLSTPTEMVVSRDGTKLYVAAFSSSKIGVYDTASLESNAFDPRTASANHIPVSGGGPSGLVLDEARNRLYVMTRFDNAVKVIDLATKAQVSSVALYNPEPASVVQGRPFLYDASFSSANGEASCASCHIFGDKDELAWDLGNPDAPVTVNPINMRLASDLEIGIFRAFTGHPSSPINGTGKQNAFHPMKGPMTTQTLRGMTNGGAMHWRGDRANGFFGVDAGGEEMSFKNFIVAFPELLGRASMPTEAEMDRFTAFQLQVQLPPNPVRRLDNSLTASQKAGSDFYFGSRRVDGIAIGEDNGFNCNGCHAIDGARGFFGTDTRASFEGISQIMKIPHVRNMYTKVGMFGFPDSSFFTHPETGQLGDQVRGFGFTHDGAVDTLFRFFSAIVFTNTSIGGPLVGFRNDTERRQMEDFMLAADTDLAPIVGQQVTLTASNAPAVSARIDLLIARARAPFASAILGGATHEADLVAKVATGNRVKGFLYERGAGTWRPDDGGANVSTAALRALANTAGQEVTFTAVPPGSGTRIALDRNLDGRLDGQ; this is encoded by the coding sequence ATGGTGGGTACTCAGCAAGTGGGCGTGCGCAGGAGTTGTTGGCGCGCTCGCGCCGTCTCGTTGTGCGCCGTGGTGTCTTTGTTCGCCGCATTCTCCGCGGCGGCGCAGGTGCCGTCGTTCATCACGTTCGACAGCGCGCACGTGCGTCCCCTGGCGCTCTCCCCGGACGGGACGCGGCTGTTCGCCGTCAACACGCCGGACAACCGCCTGGAGGTCTTCGCGGTCAGCAGCGCGGGGCTGTCGCTCGTCGCGACGGTGCCGGTGGGGCTGGAGCCCGTCTCCGTCGCCGCGCGGAGCAACACGGAAGTCTGGGTGGTCAACCACCTGTCGGACAGCGTCAGCGTGGTGAGCCTGGTGGGCACGCCGCGCGTGGTGCGCACGCTGCTGGTGGGGGATGAGCCGCGCGACATCGTCTTCGCCGGCACCAACGGCAACGCCTTCATCACCACCGCGCACCGGGGCCAGCACCGCACCGACCCGTCCATCGCCAGCGTCCCTGGCGCGGGCGACCCCAAGCTCACCACGCCCGGAGTCGGACGCGCGGACGTCTGGGTCTTCAACCCGGCGTCCCTGGGCGCGACGCTGGGCGGCACGCCGCTGCGCATCGTGACACTCTTTGGCGACACGCCGCGCGCGCTCGCCACCAGCCCCGACAAGAAGACTGTCTATGCGGCCATTGCCCAGTCCGGCAACCAGACGACGTCCGTCAACCTGGGGAACGTCTGCGACGGATTCAAGGAGCGGGACCTCTGCCTCGTCTTCCCCGACACCCCGCCCTACGGCAACAACCTGATGCCGGGCGGCCTGCCCGGGCCCGCGACGAACTTCCAGGGCGCGAAGGCGCCGGAGGCCGCGCTCATCGTCAAGTGGAACGAGGCCGCCGGACAGTGGCAGGACTCGCTGGGCCGCAACTTCAACAACGGCGTGCGCCTGCGGCTGCCGGACAAGGATGTCTTCGCCATCGACGCGGACAGCCTCCAGGAGACGGCCGTCTACACGGGCGTGGGCACCACCATCTTCAACCTGGTCACCAACCCGAAGTCCGGCGTGCTGTACGCGTCCAACAGCGAGGCCAACAACCTGACGCACTTCGAGGGCGCGGGTGAGTTCGGCGGCAGCACGGTGCAGGGAAACATCGCGCAGATGCGCATCACCGTCGTCTCCGGTGGGGCGGTCCATCCCCGGCACCTCAACAAGCACATCGACTACTCGAAGCTGGCGGGGAAGCCCGGCTTCGACCCCACGGTGAAGAACCACAGCCTCTCCACGCCGACGGAGATGGTCGTCTCCCGGGATGGGACGAAGCTGTACGTGGCCGCGTTCAGCTCCAGCAAGATTGGCGTCTACGACACGGCGTCCTTGGAGAGCAACGCCTTCGACCCGCGCACCGCGAGCGCCAACCACATCCCGGTGAGCGGCGGCGGCCCCAGCGGCCTGGTGCTGGACGAGGCGCGCAACCGCCTCTACGTGATGACCCGCTTCGACAACGCGGTGAAGGTCATCGACCTGGCGACGAAGGCGCAGGTGTCCTCGGTGGCGCTCTACAACCCGGAGCCCGCCTCCGTGGTCCAGGGCCGCCCGTTCCTCTATGACGCCAGCTTCTCGTCGGCCAACGGCGAGGCGTCTTGCGCGAGCTGCCACATCTTCGGTGACAAGGACGAGCTCGCCTGGGATTTGGGCAATCCGGACGCGCCGGTGACGGTCAACCCCATCAACATGCGCCTCGCGAGCGACCTGGAGATTGGCATCTTCCGCGCCTTCACCGGCCACCCGAGCTCGCCCATCAACGGAACGGGGAAGCAGAACGCGTTCCACCCGATGAAGGGCCCCATGACGACGCAGACCCTGCGCGGCATGACGAACGGCGGCGCCATGCACTGGCGAGGCGACCGCGCGAATGGCTTCTTCGGCGTCGATGCCGGCGGTGAGGAGATGTCCTTCAAGAACTTCATCGTGGCCTTCCCGGAGCTGCTGGGCCGTGCGTCCATGCCCACCGAGGCGGAGATGGATCGGTTCACGGCCTTCCAGCTCCAGGTGCAGTTGCCGCCCAACCCCGTTCGCAGGCTGGACAACTCGCTCACGGCGTCCCAGAAGGCGGGGAGCGACTTCTACTTCGGCAGCCGCCGGGTGGATGGCATCGCCATTGGTGAAGACAACGGCTTCAACTGCAATGGCTGTCACGCGATTGACGGCGCGCGGGGCTTCTTCGGCACCGATACCCGGGCCAGCTTCGAGGGCATCAGTCAAATCATGAAGATTCCCCACGTGCGGAACATGTACACGAAGGTCGGCATGTTCGGCTTCCCGGACAGCAGCTTCTTCACGCACCCGGAGACGGGGCAACTGGGAGACCAGGTCCGCGGCTTCGGCTTCACGCACGACGGCGCGGTGGACACCCTGTTCCGCTTCTTCAGCGCCATCGTGTTCACCAACACGAGCATCGGTGGGCCGCTCGTGGGCTTCCGGAACGACACCGAGCGCCGACAGATGGAGGACTTCATGCTGGCGGCGGACACGGACCTGGCGCCGATTGTCGGCCAGCAGGTGACGCTCACGGCGTCGAACGCCCCCGCCGTCAGCGCGCGCATCGACCTGCTGATAGCGCGTGCCCGGGCTCCCTTCGCGTCAGCCATCCTCGGTGGCGCGACGCATGAGGCCGACCTGGTGGCGAAGGTGGCCACGGGGAACCGGGTGAAGGGCTTCTTGTACGAGCGTGGGGCCGGGACGTGGCGGCCCGACGATGGCGGCGCGAACGTCTCCACCGCGGCGCTCCGCGCGCTGGCGAACACCGCGGGGCAGGAGGTCACCTTCACCGCCGTGCCCCCGGGCTCCGGCACGCGCATCGCGCTCGACCGGAACCTGGACGGCAGGCTCGACGGCCAGTAG
- a CDS encoding GNAT family N-acetyltransferase has product MPATPIPTIETERLVMRGHRIEDFEEGFAMWSDPTVVRFISGKPSTREEMWSRLLRYVGHWDLLGYGFWAVREKATGRLVGDVGLGDFRREMQPALPKAPEAGWVLAPGFQGKGYATEAVRAALAWADARLSPERVVCIISPENAASIRVAEKSGFRQFGQGVYLGHPSLMFERLAPGRAGT; this is encoded by the coding sequence GTGCCCGCGACGCCCATCCCCACCATCGAAACCGAGCGCCTCGTCATGAGGGGCCATCGCATCGAGGACTTCGAAGAAGGCTTCGCGATGTGGAGTGACCCCACGGTGGTGCGCTTCATCAGCGGAAAGCCATCCACGCGCGAGGAGATGTGGTCCCGGCTGCTGCGCTACGTGGGTCACTGGGACCTGCTGGGCTACGGCTTCTGGGCCGTGCGGGAGAAGGCCACCGGCCGCCTCGTGGGCGACGTGGGCCTGGGAGACTTCCGTCGCGAAATGCAGCCCGCGCTTCCCAAGGCGCCCGAGGCCGGCTGGGTGCTCGCCCCTGGGTTCCAGGGCAAGGGCTACGCCACCGAGGCGGTCCGCGCGGCGCTCGCATGGGCAGACGCCCGCCTCAGTCCCGAGCGCGTGGTGTGCATCATCTCGCCCGAGAACGCGGCGTCCATCCGCGTCGCCGAGAAGTCCGGCTTCCGGCAGTTCGGGCAGGGCGTCTACCTGGGACACCCCTCGCTCATGTTCGAGCGGCTGGCACCGGGGAGGGCTGGGACCTGA
- a CDS encoding YdeI/OmpD-associated family protein, with protein MATAKRRTLKRAINPMPAKVRAALVKHGLMDAYKARPPYQQNDYLGWIARAKLEATRQKRLDQMLGELAGGTTYMNMAWSGGRKER; from the coding sequence ATGGCCACGGCGAAGCGGCGGACGCTCAAGCGCGCCATCAATCCCATGCCCGCGAAGGTCCGGGCGGCGCTGGTCAAACACGGCCTCATGGACGCCTACAAGGCGCGCCCGCCGTACCAGCAGAATGACTATCTGGGGTGGATTGCCCGGGCGAAGCTGGAGGCGACCCGCCAGAAGCGGCTCGACCAGATGTTGGGTGAACTGGCCGGCGGCACGACGTACATGAACATGGCGTGGTCTGGCGGGCGGAAGGAGCGCTGA